The Lycium ferocissimum isolate CSIRO_LF1 chromosome 10, AGI_CSIRO_Lferr_CH_V1, whole genome shotgun sequence genome window below encodes:
- the LOC132032828 gene encoding pentatricopeptide repeat-containing protein At3g49730-like → MLKTITLLRSPVSFRAAYSLHILPENSSISSKGKSFLHSQTTLLSSSSNDEFSADVEKVNKISRKFHCSVPKTLVSSKFKSFLHSQTTPLNSTQNDEFSAKVYRISRKFHSSSSKGESFLHSKTTLLNSPQNDEFSATVYGISRKFHSFCSKGKSFSHSQTTLLSSPQNDEFSGDVEKVYRILRKFHSRVPKLELALLESGVVARSGLTERVLNRCGDAGNLGFRFFVWASKQPGYKHSYDVYKAMVKILGKMRQFGTVWALVEEMRKENPQFLTPEVFIVLMRRFASARMVKKAIEVLDEMPKYGVEPDEYVFGCLLDALCKNGSVKEAAKLFDEMRFSRFSPTIKHFTSLLYGWCKEGKLMEAKVLLVKMREAGFEPDIVVYNNLLNGYAVARKMADAFDLLLEMRRKGCNPNGTSYTIVIQALCLQDKMEEAMRVYLDMERSGCEVDVVTYTTLISGFCKWGKIEKGYELLDTMLQKGFNPNQTTYLPIMLAHEKKEELEECLELVKEMEKIGIPPDLNIYNIVIRLACKLGEIDEGVQVWNQIEANGISPGVDTFIIMINGFVEQGRLVEACDHFKEMIGRGLFCAPQYGTLKDLLNTLLRAEKLELSKDVWSCITTKGCELNVSAWTIWIHALFSNGHVKEACTYCLDMMDAGLMPQPDTFAKLMRGLRKLYNRQIAAEITERVRKMAEERNMTFKMYKRRGERDLNEKAKEKLDGRKRRAHRRRWGSHHSQAKTL, encoded by the exons ATGTTGAAAACTATCACTCTTTTGCGTTCTCCAGTGAGCTTCCGTGCAGCTTATTCACTGCATATTCTACCGGAAAATTCCTCAATTTCTTCAAAGGGTAAATCTTTTTTACATTCCCAAACTACCCTTTTAAGTTCTTCATCAAATGATGAATTTTCAG CTGATGTAGAAAAAGTTaataaaatttcaagaaaatttcatTGTAGTGTTCCAAAAACCTTAGTTTCTTCAAAGTTTAAATCTTTTTTGCATTCCCAAACTACCCCTTTAAATTCTACTCAAAATGATGAATTTTCAGCTAAAGTTTatagaatttcaagaaaatttcacTCTAGTTCTTCAAAGGGTGAATCTTTTTTACATTCCAAAACTACCCTTTTAAATTCTCCTCAAAATGATGAATTTTCTGCTACAGTTtatggaatttcaagaaaatttcactcattttgTTCAAAGGGTAAATCTTTTTCACATTCCCAAACTACCCTTTTAAGTTCTCCTCAAAATGATGAATTTTCAGGTGATGTAGAGAAAGTTTAtagaattttaagaaaatttcattCAAGGGTTCCAAAACTTGAACTAGCTTTGTTAGAATCTGGTGTTGTAGCTCGTTCAGGATTAACCGAACGCGTATTAAATCGTTGTGGTGATGCTGGGAATTTAGGGTTTAGATTCTTTGTATGGGCATCTAAGCAACCTGGTTATAAGCATAGTTATGATGTGTATAAAGCAATGGTGAAAATATTAGGTAAAATGAGACAGTTTGGTACTGTATGGGCACTTGTTGAAGAAATGAGGAAAGAAAATCCTCAGTTTTTAACACCAGAAGTGTTCATTGTTTTAATGAGGAGATTTGCCTCGGCGAGAATGGTGAAAAAAGCGATtgaagtgttggatgaaatgCCTAAATATGGTGTTGAGccggatgagtatgttttcggGTGTTTGTTGGATGCTTTGTGTAAAAATGGTAGTGTAAAAGAGGCGGCTAAGTTGTTCGATGAAATGAGGTTTAGTAGGTTTAGCCCTACGATAAAGCATTTTACGTCGTTGTTGTATGGTTGGTGTAAAGAAGGGAAGCTTATGGAAGCGAAAGTCTTGTTGGTGAAGATGAGGGAGGCGGGTTTTGAGCCTGACATTGTGGTTTATAATAATTTGCTTAATGGTTATGCGGTGGCGAGGAAAATGGCAGATGCGTTTGATCTTTTGTTAGAGATGAGAAGAAAAGGTTGTAACCCGAATGGAACTTCGTATACGATAGTAATTCAGGCTCTTTGTTTGCAGGATAAGATGGAGGAAGCTATGCGGGTATACTTAGATATGGAGAGAAGTGGATGTGAAGTTGATGTTGTAACGTATACTACTTTGATAAGTGGATTTTGTAAGTGGGGAAAGATTGAAAAAGGTTATGAACTTCTCGATACTATGCTGCAGAAAGGGTTTAACCCGAATCAAACTACTTATTTGCCTATAATGTTGGCACATGAGAAGAAGGAAGAGTTGGAAGAGTGTTTGGAACTTGTGAAGGAAATGGAAAAGATTGGTATACCTCCGGACCTTAACATCTATAATATAGTAATTCGTTTAGCTTGTAAATTAGGGGAAATTGATGAAGGTGTTCAAGTATGGAACCAAATAGAAGCAAATGGGATTAGTCCGGGGGTTGACACGTTTATCATTATGATTAATGGTTTTGTTGAGCAAGGGCGTCTCGTAGAAGCTTGTGATCACTTTAAAGAAATGATCGGGAGAGGTCTTTTTTGTGCTCCTCAATATGGTACTCTGAAGGACCTATTGAATACTTTGTTACGAGCGGAAAAACTCGAACTAAGTAAAGATGTGTGGAGTTGCATAACGACCAAAGGATGCGAGCTTAATGTGTCTGCATGGACTATTTGGATTCATGCATTGTTTTCAAACGGACACGTGAAAGAGGCTTGTACGTATTGTTTAGATATGATGGATGCTGGTTTGATGCCTCAGCCAGACACATTTGCCAAGCTTATGAGGGGTCTAAGGAAGCTTTATAATAGACAGATTGCTGCAGAGATTACAGAAAGGGTGCGGAAGATGGCTGAAGAGAGAAATATGACTTTCAAGATGTACAAGAGACGTGGTGAAAGAGACTTGAACGAAAAAGCTAAGGAAAAACTGGATGGGAGAAAGAGGAGAGCTCATCGACGTCGTTGGGGTAGCCATCATAGTCAGGCTAAGACGTTGTGA
- the LOC132035199 gene encoding cytokinin riboside 5'-monophosphate phosphoribohydrolase LOG7-like has protein sequence MEEERTSKFKRICVFCGSSSGKKPSYQEAATELGKTLVEKGIDLVYGGGSVGLMGLVSQAVHDGGRHVLGVIPRTLMPREITGDTIGEVRAVSGMHQRKAEMARQADAFIALPGGYGTLEELLEVITWAQLGIHRKPVGLLNVEGYYNSLLSFLDKAVDEGFISPTARRIIVSAPTAQQLVRELEEHVPETDEITSNLIWEEEVQRYNYTTTESVVPT, from the exons atggaagaagagAGAACATCAAAGTTTAAGAGAATTTGTGTTTTTTGTGGTAGTAGTTCTGGAAAAAAACCTAGTTATCAAGAAGCTGCTACTGAATTAGGAAAAACACTG GTGGAGAAAGGGATTGATTTGGTTTATGGAGGAGGAAGCGTGGGTCTGATGGGTCTTGTGTCTCAGGCAGTTCATGATGGTGGGCGCCATGTTCTAGG AGTGATTCCAAGGACTCTGATGCCTAGAGAG ATAACGGGTGATACTATCGGAGAAGTGAGAGCAGTTTCTGGCATGCATCAAAGGAAGGCCGAAATGGCCAGGCAAGCTGATGCCTTCATTGCCCTTCCCG GTGGTTATGGGACCCTTGAAGAACTTCTTGAAGTCATCACATGGGCTCAGCTTGGAATCCACCGTAAACCT GTGGGGCTGTTGAATGTAGAGGGTTACTATAATTCGTTGTTGAGTTTCCTTGATAAGGCCGTAGATGAAGGCTTTATTTCTCCAACAGCACGTCGCATTATCGTGTCTGCTCCGACAGCCCAACAATTAGTCAGAGAGCTTGAG GAACATGTACCAGAGACAGATGAAATCACATCAAACTTGATATGGGAGGAAGAAGTTCAAAGATATAATTACACGACTACTGAATCTGTAGTTCctacgtaa